The Catharus ustulatus isolate bCatUst1 chromosome 16, bCatUst1.pri.v2, whole genome shotgun sequence genome window below encodes:
- the LOC117003713 gene encoding hemoglobin subunit alpha-A, with translation MVLSAADKTNVKTAFSKIGGQAEEYGAETLERLFATYPQTKTYFPHFDLGKGSAQVKAHGKKVAAALVEAANHIDDIAGALSKLSDLHAQKLRVDPVNFKLLGQCFLVVVATHNPALLTPEVHASLDKFLCTVGTVLTAKYR, from the exons ATGGTGCTGTCCGCCGCCGACAAGACCAACGTCAAGACCGCTTTCAGCAAAATCGGCGGCCAGGCCGAAGAATATGGCGCCGAGACCCTGGAGAG GTTGTTCGCCACCTACCCCCAGACCAAGACCTACTTCCCCCACTTCGACCTAGGAAAGGGCTCTGCTCAGGTCAAGGCGCACGGCAAGAAGGTGGCGGCTGCACTGGTGGAAGCTGCCAACCACATCGATGACATCGCTGGTGCCCTCTCCAAGCTCAGCGACCTCCACGCCCAAAAGCTCCGCGTGGACCCTGTCAACTTCAAA CTGCTGGGCCAGTGCTTCCTGGTGGTGGTGGCCACCCACAACCCCGCTCTCCTGACCCCAGAGGTCCACGCTTCCCTGGACAAGTTCCTGTGCACCGTGGGCACTGTGCTGACTGCCAAGTACCGTTAA
- the LOC117003714 gene encoding hemoglobin subunit alpha-D: MVLTGEDKKLIQQTWAKLGGADEEIGAETLYRTFHSYPTTKTYFPHFDLSQGSDQIRGHGKKVVAALGNAIKNLDNLSQALSELSNLHAYNLRVDPVNFKFLSQCLQVTLATRLGKEYTPEVHSAVDKFLSAVAAVLAEKYR; the protein is encoded by the exons ATGGTGCTCACCGGTGAGGACAAGAAGCTGATCCAGCAGACCTGGGCAAAGTTGGGGGGCGCCGATGAGGAGATCGGAGCTGAGACCCTGTACAG GACGTTCCACTCCTACCCCACAACCAAGACCTACTTCCCTCACTTCGACCTGTCACAAGGCTCTGACCAGATCCGTGGCCATGGCAAGAAAGTGGTGGCTGCCCTGGGCAATGCCATCAAGAATCTGGACAACCTCAGCCAGGCTCTGTCTGAGCTCAGCAACCTGCACGCCTACAACCTGCGTGTGGACCCCGTCAACTTCAAg TTCCTGTCGCAGTGCTTGCAGGTGACACTGGCTACCCGCCTGGGCAAGGAGTACACCCCCGAGGTGCACTCTGCCGTCGACAAGTTCCTGTCGGCTGTGGCTGCCGTGCTGGCTGAGAAGTACAGATGA
- the LOC117004104 gene encoding hemoglobin subunit pi, translating into MTLTQAEKAAVVTIWAKVATQADAIGAESLERLFFSYPQTKTYFPHFDLSQGSAQLRGHGSKVMSAIGEAVKHIDDIRRALAKLSELHAYILRVDPVNFKLLSHCILCSVAAHYPNDFTPEVHAAWDKFLSSVSSVLTEKYR; encoded by the exons ATGACGCTGACCCAAGCTGAGAAAGCCGCCGTGGTCACCATCTGGGCCAAGGTGGCCACCCAAGCTGATGCCATTGGGGCAGAATCGCTGGAGAG GCTTTTCTTCAGCTACCCCCAGACAAAAACCTACTTCCCTCACTTCGATCTGAGccaaggctcagctcagctccgTGGCCATGGCTCCAAGGTCATGAGTGCCATTGGGGAAGCCGTGAAGCACATTGATGACATCCGACGGGCTCTGGCCAAGCTCAGCGAGCTGCATGCTTACATCCTCAGGGTGGACCCCGTGAACTTCAAG CTGCTTTCCCACTGTATCCTGTGCTCCGTGGCTGCCCACTATCCCAATGACTTCACCCCAGAAGTTCATGCTGCGTGGGACAAGTTCCTGTCCAGTGTTTCCTCTGTTCTGACGGAGAAGTACAGATAA